One segment of Anopheles stephensi strain Indian chromosome 3, UCI_ANSTEP_V1.0, whole genome shotgun sequence DNA contains the following:
- the LOC118511079 gene encoding protein rigor mortis, with protein sequence MEGFAAPISHVWFHQNSIISTPDNGILYCSRYDVAYIPPFDSSCLPKTRIINVLGCVTSLACSPDWTEQRLFATMDERYSLFVWDLDLQQAIKGHMGHATPPAKGKSSKHLPNVVSALCFTTDGQLLSCVYSDLAVYNLLTDSYVLWPDFFRNKTAVTLVPCPTDRDVFMAGLKDGLIMIFSLKKMAILHTLRGNDKEIVSIACMIVPVVKKPVWRREQKALDGKEGGSGSATKSDAQNRPKKQARKKAAVVADESECFDIYDFNESLEEFGTIVDRESTDEKRDQFREKAKTVEGFNFLEACENLKEDILQAANRRDEEEEEYETGERSAIAQEEFNTDDENELDDCEKLRDYVVVGNEDQEANVETDEEHDEVDYKLILVSGGRENAVWFFDYETGLPIGKIVVPSVASARLCDTYFTNAVWIDESHIVANSSNGQVIEWKVEFKYKHDRLHLVAKESLAPYPVEKIFHVIRAKGLTKTDTNGRYLWCSSLNRKLQCLEVTESGKASIVLDYSVIYPSNRCLVENPLESMVIAIGSTSRIEKLNLASLQGDSIRFKSFTYKISGIVMQLCWHPEEEEKLAFGTNEGRIGILDTGHSSYVPVILKPFTNKDIYGLEWCYLTNAKQEKRLVLLACSNTELVYYPMAGAQKHEPVKLPQFSQVSEVTAVNNLCFVGTQDGSLYVNDLDQNLKQLYHGKLAKRYISSLVFKNNYLAVGSNDRTIRLINCSDGVSGEAVQQSTLLEGHTDGVCKVRWNRGDAMRLVSSSFDSTIRVWDALSATCLKIYHTKSFVYAAIFSPLDENLILFVEKGNTFACFDYTKQHDEPPKVKILMANRVEPVNGGGKSMGSKQKKKKTARRFKHAKTADGFHHAEHAVDQLTEEVQKVTLKEANAVPVASHLTTTFPLTNRETNKTKDVLECIVKLLHTPDPEPEREPIDYYNDGNSGDKEAFEDEFDCLPQPEPVAAVKQPAIEPAPHVCDGTETEQEEMFYNEKLFSTLEHLKQLIAEEANLHPFTDTSSIGMVMLPQMLHKLKETILGCISKKKLTPQLLALAPYVSHIFWRQCCQAYAYQLIESQQSLAAVPFFLASHKVDASIEELCDAKYFREAWVICRLNKTPDDPMLAQVACKWAQHLNAIGNYEAAALVWTGVKKYKEAIDVLTKRRDITEDIQRTIDELNVKLQQATTD encoded by the exons ATGGAAGGGTTTGCTGCTCCGATTAGTCACGTGTGGTTTCATCAGAACAGTATTATATCCACACCGGACAATGGAATCCTGTACTGTTCCCGTTACGACGTTGCGTACATACCTCCATTTGATTCGAGCTGCTTGCCGAAGACCCGAATCATTAATGTTCTGGGATG CGTTACTTCTTTGGCTTGTTCTCCAGACTGGACCGAGCAACGATTGTTTGCTACGATGGACGAGCGTTACTCGCTGTTCGTGTGGGATCTGGATTTGCAGCAGGCTATCAAAGGACATATGGGCCACGCAACACCACCCGCGAAGGGCAAATCATCGAAACATCTCCCGAACGTGGTTTCGGCGCTTTGCTTTACGACGGATGGGCAGTTGCTTTCATGCGTGTATTCCGATCTGGCGGTGTATAATTTGCTAACGGACAGCTACGTGCTGTGGCCGGACTTTTTCCGCAACAAAACCGCGGTCACGCTGGTGCCTTGCCCGACCGATCGAGACGTGTTTATGGCCGGGCTGAAAGATGGATTGATTATGATATTTTCCCTCAAGAAAATGGCCATACTGCACACCCTCCGCGGAAACGACAAGGAGATCGTTTCTATCGCGTGCATGATTGTGCCAGTGGTGAAGAAACCTGTTTGGAGAAGGGAACAGAAAGCGCTAGACGGTAAGGAAGGTGGCTCGGGTAGTGCGACGAAAAGCGACGCCCAGAACAGGCCAAAGAAACAGGCACGCAAAAAAGCTGCGGTAGTTGCGGACGAATCGGAGTGCTTTGATATCTATGATTTCAACGAAAGTCTGGAAGAGTTTGGGACGATCGTCGACCGGGAATCGACGGATGAGAAGCGCGACCAATTCCGAGAGAAGGCCAAAACCGTGGAAGGTTTCAACTTTCTTGAGGCTTGTGAAAATCTGAAAGAAGACATCCTTCAAGCTGCAAATCGTCGGGacgaagaggaagaggaatACGAGACCGGTGAACGGTCTGCGATTGCGCAAGAAGAGTTCAACACGGACGATGAAAATGAGTTGGATGATTGTGAAAAGTTGAGGGATTACGTGGTAGTCGGTAATGAAGATCAAGAGGCGAATGTGGAAACGGACGAGGAACACGATGAGGTGGACTACAAGCTTATCCTGGTAAGCGGCGGTCGGGAGAACgctgtttggtttttcgaCTACGAAACGGGCTTGCCGATCGGCAAGATAGTTGTACCGTCCGTTGCATCTGCACGGCTTTGTGATACATATTTCACGAACGCCGTTTGGATCGATGAGTCCCACATCGTTGCCAACAGTTCGAACGGGCAGGTCATCGAATGGAAGGTAGAGTTCAAGTACAAGCACGATCGGCTGCATCTCGTTGCCAAGGAAAGTTTGGCGCCGTATCCGGTGGAGAAAATATTCCACGTGATTCGCGCCAAAGGGCTAACCAAGACGGACACCAACGGACGGTATTTGTGGTGCTCTTCGCTCAATCGGAAGCTGCAATGCCTGGAGGTGACAGAATCAGGAAAAGCTTCCATAGTTTTAGACTACAGTGTTATATATCCGTCGAACCGCTGTCTGGTGGAAAATCCTCTCGAGTCTATGGT GATTGCGATTGGGAGCACATCAAGGATTGAAAAGCTCAATTTAGCCAGCCTGCAGGGCGACAGCATCCGGTTCAAATCGTTCACTTATAAAATCAGCGGTATTGTAATGCAGTTGTGCTGGCATccggaggaagaagaaaagctcgCCTTTGGAACGAACGAAGGACGGATCGGAATATTGGATACAGGCCATTCGAGCTACGTGCCCGTCATACTGAAACCATTCACCAACAAAGACATATACGGACTGGAATGGTGTTATTTGACCAACGCGAAGCAGGAAAAGAGGTTGGTTCTGTTAGCATGCAGCAACACTGAGCTTGTTTACTATCCGATGGCAGGCGCACAGAAACACG AACCAGTAAAACTTCCGCAGTTTTCACAAGTATCGGAGGTAACTGCAGTAAACAATCTTTGCTTTGTCGGCACGCAGGACGGAAGTCTGTACGTGAACGATTTGGATCAGAATCTAAAGCAGCTGTACCACGGCAAGCTGGCCAAGCGGTACATAAGCTCGCTGGTGTTCAAGAATAACTATCTGGCCGTCGGCTCTAATGATCGTACCATCCGGCTGATCAACTGCAGCGATGGTGTTTCTG GGGAAGCAGTACAGCAAAGCACATTGCTCGAAGGTCATACAGACGGCGTATGTAAGGTGCGATGGAATCGTGGCGATGCGATGCGCCTGGTAAGCAGCAGCTTCGATAGCACTATCCGCGTGTGGGACGCGCTGTCGGCTACATGCCTAAAAATCTACCACACAAAATCGTTTGTTTATGCTGCCATCTTTTCCCCTCTGGACGAAAATCTAATACTTTTCGTTGAGAAAGGAAACACGTTTGCATGCTTCGACTACACTAAACAGCACGATGAACCTCCAAAAG TTAAAATATTGATGGCCAACCGCGTTGAACCCGTTAACGGTGGTGGCAAGTCCATGGGTtcgaaacaaaagaagaagaaaacggcaCGCCGATTTAAACATGCCAAAACAGCGGATGGTTTCCATCATGCCGAGCATGCCGTCGATCAGCTAACCGAGGAGGTGCAGAAGGTTACGCTGAAGGAAGCAAATGCTGTGCCAGTCGCGAGCCATCTTACGACAACATTCCCCCTTACAAACcgtgaaacaaacaaaacaaaagatgTACTTGAGTGTATCGTCAAATTGCTGCATACACCGGACCCGGAACCTGAACGAGAACCGATAGATTACTACAATGATGGGAATTCGGGCGATAAGGAGGCTTTCGAGGATGAGTTTGACTGTCTGCCACAACCGGAACCGGTAGCGGCAGTAAAGCAACCGGCAATAGAACCCGCGCCGCATGTGTGTGACGGAACTGAAACGGAGCAGGAAGAAATGTTTTACAACGAAAAACTGTTCTCCACTCTCGAACACCTGAAACAACTGATTGCGGAGGAAG CTAATCTACACCCGTTCACGGATACATCCTCGATTGGGATGGTAATGTTGCCGCAGATGCTGCACAAGCTGAAGGAAACGATTTTGGGGTGCATCAGCAAGAAAAAGCTAACGCCTCAACTGTTGGCTTTGGCTCCGTACGTTTCGCACAT CTTCTGGCGACAGTGCTGCCAGGCGTATGCTTATCAATTGATCGAAAGTCAACAATCGTTGGCAGCCGTTCCGTTTTTCTTGGCCAGTCACAAG GTGGATGCATCGATCGAGGAACTTTGTGATGCGAAATACTTCCGGGAAGCGTGGGTCATCTGCCGGTTGAACAAAACGCCCGACGATCCAATGCTGGCGCAGGTGGCGTGCAAATGGGCGCAACATTTGAACGCTATTGGAAATTATGAAGCGGCAGCGCTTGT TTGGACAGGGGTAAAAAAGTATAAGGAGGCGATCGACGTACTGACCAAACGTAGAGACATTACCGAGGACATCCAACGTACAATAGACGAGTTGAATGTTAAACTGCAACAGGCCACTACGGATTGA
- the LOC118511103 gene encoding uncharacterized protein LOC118511103 isoform X1, with protein sequence MNLIGPWGRPYQSAGKRGVSLSMYTFFLGCIKPSPTCDSSTWVRVGSVAVKLWRTVPVIKRQNEKEYLQPLFLCRLPLFWKIYLPTIAGLILYNEYLIHMYHSFQWAELQCETDSCVKILFVADPQILGNTFDKKLYWPLANFDSDRHLQRTYKRVVQHTTPDVICFLGDLMDEGSVANDVQYAAYFTRFVNIFSQPTANTVMIYIPGDNDIGGEGLESVKSDRVLRFRQYFNEQDESAVEPVLRFLNVNRISMTLPVNNAPSTQDPLPYTVLLSHMPLLRWADSFTYKVIDDFQPSVIFSAHEHKSLYVKTHRNQLAQGGASFVPLNTERGSRHEVLEFNLDYLRDTRELLEFIVPTCSYRMGEMKIGYGYALFDGDKLKYTVLWTSQRFYQLAVYSLMLIPLKLVCGQLWCGVLKRYWCCCRRRNRNYLPLPLA encoded by the exons ATGAATCTCATCGGGCCCTGGGGCAGGCCTTATCAGTCGGCGGGCAAACGTGGAGTGTCGTTATCGATGTACACCTTCTTTTTGGGATGTATCAAACCTTCACCCACTTGCGACAGCTCGACATGGGTACGGGTAGGCTCAGTCGCCGTAAAGCTATGGAGGACGGTACCGGTGATCAAGCGGCAGAATGAAAAGGAGTATTTGCAG CCCCTCTTCCTTTGCAGGTTACCATTGTTTTGGAAAATCTATCTTCCTACGATTGCCGGACTGATCCTGTACAATGAGTATCTCATCCACATGTACCACAGCTTTCAGTGGGCCGAGCTGCAGTGTGAAACGG ACAGCTGCGTTAAGATACTCTTCGTCGCGGATCCACAAATTTTGGGCAACACGTTCGACAAGAAGCTCTACTGGCCCTTAGCTAACTTCGACTCCGATCG CCACCTTCAGCGGACGTACAAACGAGTGGTGCAACACACGACGCCGGATGTAATTTGCTTTCTGGGTGATCTCATGGATGAAGGAAGCGTAGCGAACGATGTACAGTACGCAGCTTACTTCACACGGTTCGTCAACATTTTCTCCCAACCGACGGCCAATACCGTTATG ATCTACATTCCCGGTGACAATGATATTGGTGGCGAAGGATTGGAAAGCGTCAAGTCGGACCGCGTGTTGCGGTTTAGGCAATATTTTAACGAACAGGATGAATCGGCAGTGGAGCCTGTGTTGCGATTCCTCAACGTGAATCGCATCAGCATGACACTACCGGTGAACAACGCACCCAGCACGCAGGACCCACTGCCGTACACCGTACTGTTGAGCCACATGCCGTTACTCCGATGGGCTGACTCTTTTACATACAAG GTTATCGATGATTTCCAACCGAGTGTGATTTTTTCCGCACACGAACATAAGTCCCTCTACGTTAAGACGCACCGCAATCAGCTGGCACAGGGTGGCGCGTCCTTTGTACCGCTCAACACGGAACGGGGCAGTCGCCACGAGGTGCTGGAGTTCAATCTGGACTATCTGAGGGATACGCGGGAACTGCTGGAGTTTATCGTGCCGACCTGTTCGTACAGGATGGGCGAGATGAAGATTGGCTACGGATACGCCCTGTTCGATGGCGATAAGCTCAAGTATACCGTTCTTTGGACGTCTCAACGGTTTTACCAGCTTGCGGTGTACTCCTTGATGCTCATACCGCTTAAGTTGGTGTGTGGACAGCTCTGGTGCGGCGTCCTGAAGCGGTACTGGTGCTGTTGTCGACGACGCAATCGCAACTATTTACCGCTCCCGTTAGCGTGA
- the LOC118511103 gene encoding uncharacterized protein LOC118511103 isoform X2: MKRSICRLPLFWKIYLPTIAGLILYNEYLIHMYHSFQWAELQCETDSCVKILFVADPQILGNTFDKKLYWPLANFDSDRHLQRTYKRVVQHTTPDVICFLGDLMDEGSVANDVQYAAYFTRFVNIFSQPTANTVMIYIPGDNDIGGEGLESVKSDRVLRFRQYFNEQDESAVEPVLRFLNVNRISMTLPVNNAPSTQDPLPYTVLLSHMPLLRWADSFTYKVIDDFQPSVIFSAHEHKSLYVKTHRNQLAQGGASFVPLNTERGSRHEVLEFNLDYLRDTRELLEFIVPTCSYRMGEMKIGYGYALFDGDKLKYTVLWTSQRFYQLAVYSLMLIPLKLVCGQLWCGVLKRYWCCCRRRNRNYLPLPLA, from the exons ATGAAAAGGAGTATTTGCAG GTTACCATTGTTTTGGAAAATCTATCTTCCTACGATTGCCGGACTGATCCTGTACAATGAGTATCTCATCCACATGTACCACAGCTTTCAGTGGGCCGAGCTGCAGTGTGAAACGG ACAGCTGCGTTAAGATACTCTTCGTCGCGGATCCACAAATTTTGGGCAACACGTTCGACAAGAAGCTCTACTGGCCCTTAGCTAACTTCGACTCCGATCG CCACCTTCAGCGGACGTACAAACGAGTGGTGCAACACACGACGCCGGATGTAATTTGCTTTCTGGGTGATCTCATGGATGAAGGAAGCGTAGCGAACGATGTACAGTACGCAGCTTACTTCACACGGTTCGTCAACATTTTCTCCCAACCGACGGCCAATACCGTTATG ATCTACATTCCCGGTGACAATGATATTGGTGGCGAAGGATTGGAAAGCGTCAAGTCGGACCGCGTGTTGCGGTTTAGGCAATATTTTAACGAACAGGATGAATCGGCAGTGGAGCCTGTGTTGCGATTCCTCAACGTGAATCGCATCAGCATGACACTACCGGTGAACAACGCACCCAGCACGCAGGACCCACTGCCGTACACCGTACTGTTGAGCCACATGCCGTTACTCCGATGGGCTGACTCTTTTACATACAAG GTTATCGATGATTTCCAACCGAGTGTGATTTTTTCCGCACACGAACATAAGTCCCTCTACGTTAAGACGCACCGCAATCAGCTGGCACAGGGTGGCGCGTCCTTTGTACCGCTCAACACGGAACGGGGCAGTCGCCACGAGGTGCTGGAGTTCAATCTGGACTATCTGAGGGATACGCGGGAACTGCTGGAGTTTATCGTGCCGACCTGTTCGTACAGGATGGGCGAGATGAAGATTGGCTACGGATACGCCCTGTTCGATGGCGATAAGCTCAAGTATACCGTTCTTTGGACGTCTCAACGGTTTTACCAGCTTGCGGTGTACTCCTTGATGCTCATACCGCTTAAGTTGGTGTGTGGACAGCTCTGGTGCGGCGTCCTGAAGCGGTACTGGTGCTGTTGTCGACGACGCAATCGCAACTATTTACCGCTCCCGTTAGCGTGA
- the LOC118511104 gene encoding cytochrome b5-related protein has translation MATGYITTISQKYPSFRDEPLKTIYRWLDGKRQDDGAEGLWRIHDTLYDFADFIEKHPGGPEWLRLTKGTDITEAFETHHIRLRAEGMLAKYRVREATEPRAVRLTFRDDGFYRTLKRRVRDKLKDIDYGPAKRSKLIIDSMLAAAFGLAFLAIRLHSYALATVSGLFVCWTMISAHNFFHQRDNWRMMAFNLAFSSYREWRVSHALSHHNFPNSILDLEISYFEPFLCWLPNPAIKSSAKRFAAWLYGPLVYSFLFYGEFVKRVIETYETGKSTFFLDDLVTLILPTFMYVVGATSLWEVVKMWLFIVLVASFLFGLIGLNAAHHHPKAVHDGDQIPADIDFAVYQMAAVIDRSDTKGSQFMVLTSFGDHCLHHLFPTLDHGILPQLYPVFFETCREFETVYRELPWLQQIIGQHKQLARVEPMTYRPSEKFA, from the exons ATGGCGACCGGTTACATAACGACGATATCGCAAAAGTATCCCTCCTTCCGAGACGAACCCTTAAAAACGATCTACCGCTGGTTGGACGGCAAGCGGCAGGACGATGGTGCCGAGGGCCTGTGGCGCATCCACGACACCCTGTACGACTTTGCGGACTTTATCGAGAAGCATCCCGGTGGCCCTGAATGGTTGCGGCTGACAAAGGGCACGGACATTACGGAAGCGTTCGAGACGCACCACATCAGGCTGCGGGCGGAGGGCATGCTGGCCAAGTACAGAGTGCGCGAGGCCACCGAGCCGAGAGCGGTCCGCTTAACGTTCCGTGACGATGGGTTTTACCGGACACTGAAGCGGCGGGTGCGCGACAAGCTGAAGGACATCGACTACGGGCCAGCCAAGCGCTCGAAGCTGATCATTGACTCGATGCTGGCGGCAGCGTTCGGGCTAGCGTTTCTTGCCATCCGGCTCCACAGCTACGCACTCGCGACCGTATCGGGACTTTTCGTCTGCTGGACGATGATAAGCGCACACAACTTCTTCCACCAGCGGGACAACTGGCGCATGATGGCGTTTAATTTGGCCTTTTCGAGCTATCG CGAGTGGCGCGTTTCGCACGCCTTGTCGCATCACAACTTCCCCAACTCGATACTGGACCTGGAAATTTCCTACTTCGAGCCGTTCCTCTGCTGGCTGCCGAATCCGGCCATCAAGAGCTCCGCGAAACGGTTCGCCGCCTGGCTGTACGGACCGCTCGTGTACTCGTTTCTGTTTTACGGCGAATTTGTGAAGCGTGTGATCGAGACGTACGAGACCGGGAAGAGCACGTTCTTCCTGGACGATCTGGTCACGCTGATACTTCCGACGTTCATGTACGTGGTCGGTGCCACCAGCCTGTGGGAGGTGGTTAAGATGTGGCTGTTTATCGTGCTGGTGGCTAGCTTCCTGTTCGGATTGATTGGACTGAACGCGGCCCATCATCATCCGAAGGCGGTCCACGATGGTGATCAAATACC GGCGGACATCGATTTTGCCGTCTACCAGATGGCCGCcgtcatcgatcgatcggacacGAAAGGATCGCAGTTTATGGTGCTGACAAGCTTCGGCGATCACTGTCTGCATCATCTGTTCCCGACGCTGGACCACGGCATTCTTCCGCAGCTGTATCCGGTGTTTTTCGAAACGTGTCGCGAGTTTGAAACTGTCTACCGGGAACTGCCTTGGCTGCAGCAAATCATCGGCCAACACAAACAGCTTGCCCGCGTAGAACCGATGACGTACAGACCATCGGAAAAGTTTGCCTAA
- the LOC118511100 gene encoding cytochrome b5-related protein-like encodes MAEGSEGKSSNLSAGQASAAMSYATDITHRYPTFRDEPFKTVHNWLEGKRYDDGADSLWRINDGLYDLEEFARIHPGGAEWIQWTKGTDITEAFETHHIGQRAEQMLPKFYVRQATQPRNVRFTFHEHGFYRTLKRRIREQLGRVDPAPKEQSRRILDALIGAVLVTAYLAVRHESFAIGLICAICVNATIIAAHNFLHQRDNWRMYAFNIAFLSYREWRVSHVISHHLFPNSVLDMEISAFEPFLCYLPWADLKNSFQRYGSWFYGPFIYGSIFLSEYLKRLMDSVSQGKNRFRLDDLIPFFLPAFMYATNPDRIGVILQMWLFVVLIASFLFGLIGLSAGHHHPKALHSGDLFPHDIDFGLYQMATIVERKGVEGSLLKVLTTFGDHYLHHLFPTLDHAILPQLNGVFLATCDQFGVGKRHSSWFSQYIAQNLQLARVHAKQYQPQASHSKLPKSKTGRVYNDESASGKSL; translated from the exons ATGGCCGAAGGAAGTGAAGGAAAGTCATCCAATTTGTCAGCGGGCCAAGCGTCTGCGGCGATGTCCTACGCGACGGACATAACGCATCGCTATCCGACGTTTCGCGACGAGCCGTTCAAGACCGTGCATAACTGGCTGGAGGGCAAACGGTACGACGATGGGGCGGACAGTCTCTGGCGCATCAACGATGGGCTGTACGATCTGGAAGAGTTTGCCCGCATCCACCCGGGAGGTGCCGAGTGGATACAGTGGACAAAG GGAACGGACATTACGGAGGCATTCGAAACGCACCACATCGGCCAACGGGCGGAACAGATGCTACCGAAGTTCTACGTTCGGCAGGCAACGCAGCCACGAAACGTCCGGTTCACGTTTCATGAGCATGGATTCTACCGAACGCTTAAGCGCCGCATCCGGGAGCAGCTGGGCCGTGTGGACCCTGCCCCGAAGGAGCAGTCGCGCCGCATACTGGACGCACTGATCGGAGCGGTCCTGGTGACGGCCTACCTGGCAGTGAGGCACGAAAGTTTCGCCATCGGATTGATCTGTGCCATTTGCGTCAATGCAACCATCATTGCCGCGCACAACTTTCTGCACCAGCGCGACAACTGGCGCATGTACGCGTTCAATATTGCGTTTCTGAGCTATCG GGAATGGCGTGTGTCTCACGTGATATCGCACCACCTGTTCCCGAACTCGGTGCTGGATATGGAAATTTCGGCGTTCGAGCCGTTCCTGTGCTACCTGCCGTGGGCAGACTTGAAGAACAGCTTCCAGCGGTACGGCTCCTGGTTCTACGGACCATTCATATACGGGTCAATCTTTCTCAGCGAGTATCTTAAGCGGCTGATGGACAGCGTCAGCCAGGGCAAGAACCGGTTCCGTCTGGATGATCTCATCCCGTTCTTCCTGCCCGCGTTCATGTACGCTACCAATCCGGACCGCATCGGCGTGATTCTCCAGATGTGGCTGTTTGTGGTGCTGATAGCCAGCTTTCTGTTCGGTTTGATTGGGCTCAGCGCTGGCCACCATCATCCGAAGGCGCTACATTCGGGTGATTTGTTTCC ACATGACATCGATTTCGGACTCTACCAGATGGCAACCATCGTCGAACGGAAAGGCGTCGAAGGATCGCTCCTGAAGGTGTTGACCACGTTCGGAGATCATTATCTGCATCATCTCTTTCCGACACTTGATCATGCGATCTTGCCCCAGCTGAACGGTGTCTTTCTCGCTACGTGCGACCAGTTTGGTGTTGGCAAGCGGCACAGTTCGTGGTTTTCACAGTACATCGCACAGAACTTACAGCTCGCACGGGTGCATGCCAAGCAGTACCAGCCACAAGCGTCACACAGCAAGCTGCCTAAAAGTAAGACAGGCAGAGTGTATAACGACGAGTCCGCTAGCGGCAAGTCACTCTGA